In Dromiciops gliroides isolate mDroGli1 chromosome 4, mDroGli1.pri, whole genome shotgun sequence, one DNA window encodes the following:
- the GJA8 gene encoding gap junction alpha-8 protein: MGDWSFLGNILEEVNEHSTVIGRVWLTVLFIFRILILGTAAEFVWGDEQSDFVCNTQQPGCENVCYDEAFPISHIRLWVLQIIFVSTPSLVYVGHAVHHVRMEEKRKEREAEEMCQQSGGNGERLPLALDQGSTKKSSNSTKGTKKFRLEGTLLRTYICHIIFKTLFEVGFIVGHYFLYGFRILPLYQCSRWPCPNVVDCFVSRPTEKTIFILFMLSVASVSLFLNIMEISHLGLKRIRSAFNRPAEQPLGEIPEKSLHSIAVSSIQKAKGYQLLEEEKIVSHYFPLTEVGVVETRPLAATPFSRFEEKIGTGPLGDLSRAYTETLPSYAQVGEQEVEAEREEEEAEAPPEEEEKRQEPEAVTPEAQEATVGEEEEKEKPGTPGEKKAGDKPELPVEKAPLCPELAADDTRPLSRLSKASSRARSDDLTV; this comes from the coding sequence ATGGGTGACTGGAGTTTCCTGGGGAATATCTTAGAGGAGGTGAATGAGCACTCCACGGTCATCGGCAGGGTCTGGCTCACTGTCCTCTTCATCTTCCGGATCCTCATCCTGGGCACGGCCGCAGAATTTGTGTGGGGAGACGAGCAGTCGGACTTCGTATGTAACACCCAACAGCCAGGTTGCGAGAACGTCTGCTATGACGAGGCCTTTCCCATCTCCCACATCCGTCTCTGGGTCTTACAGATCATCTTCGTCTCCACTCCATCCCTTGTGTATGTGGGCCATGCCGTGCACCATGTCCGcatggaagaaaagaggaaggagagggaagctgAGGAGATGTGCCAGCAGTCTGGGGGCAATGGTGAGAGActgccactggccctggatcaagGAAGTACCAAGAAAAGCAGCAACAGTACCAAGGGCACCAAAAAGTTCCGGCTGGAAGGGACCCTGCTGAGGACCTACATCTGCCATATCATCTTTAAGACTCTCTTTGAAGTAGGCTTCATAGTGGGACACTACTTCCTGTATGGCTTTCGGATCCTGCCCTTGTACCAGTGCAGCCGGTGGCCCTGCCCCAATGTGGTAGACTGCTTTGTGTCAAGGCCCACCGAGAAGACCATTTTCATCCTTTTCATGCTCTCTGTGGCCTCCGTGTCCCTATTCCTCAACATCATGGAAATCAGCCACCTGGGCCTGAAGAGAATCCGCTCTGCTTTCAATAGGCCAGCTGAACAACCCCTGGGGGAGATCCCGGAGAAATCCCTCCACTCCATTGCTGTCTCCTCCATCCAAAAGGCCAAGGGCTACCAACTCCTAGAAGAAGAGAAAATCGTCTCCCACTATTTCCCCCTGACTGAGGTTGGGGTGGTGGAGACGAGACCACTCGCTGCCACACCTTTCAGCCGTTTTGAAGAGAAGATTGGCACCGGACCTCTGGGAGATCTGTCCCGGGCTTACACGGAAACGCTTCCTTCCTATGCTCAAGTGGGAGAACAGGAAGTAGAGGCAGAGCGTgaagaggaggaggcagaagCACCgccagaggaggaagagaagaggcagGAACCCGAGGCAGTGACCCCGGAGGCCCAGGAGGCCAccgtgggggaggaggaggagaaggagaagccaGGGACCCCAGGAGAAAAGAAGGCAGGAGACAAGCCAGAGCTGCCAGTGGAGAAGGCACCGCTGTGCCCAGAGCTGGCAGCAGACGACACCAGACCCCTCAGCCGGCTAAGCAAAGCCAGCAGCCGGGCGAGGTCGGATGATTTGACTGTATGA